A genomic stretch from Neodiprion fabricii isolate iyNeoFabr1 chromosome 3, iyNeoFabr1.1, whole genome shotgun sequence includes:
- the LOC124178471 gene encoding mitogen-activated protein kinase kinase kinase 4 isoform X2, whose protein sequence is MTDLYGQTPPRTRFNRRQKEKKQKDIQSELKSTSKLVHSKPQISRRNTFDTMLFNEMCDKADKDRDRETEGEVLKEGSRRNKKNLKLLRGSERDLKLDVSAAVSYGKKAEKPLVKTPVIRVETRNRFRSLHSKPVDVEGIKSETDTLETTLKEKDALSAKTPKSLSLKEREIFHDTFSFLIKLGSNDKERNCRRQMSHEETLWQNELKDLIWLELQAHHADRSPTAQDEYLCRQREAVGSLLTEIMEFRFDPTSLSDTGSLSTISGDSGIEDAVNPVLTANSDMSLCPGCLSMYCRACTRAQAEALKQVENLLGRLEAAEALYPSSHALAVQYPMYKSQEFMGRVKALCLWYNMTKHQKLKLLILGKLLTLLNTKKRQEESADSGTSSRSSDTIDSVDARQTLVRFNLSQTEENTSPSDSNTSTSSIETSSLHRFWPSTPESGILTPTDDDKNHLDSYLMELDRHAYRKYIEDVLKIRGLRKSLQFLERLHTSVLRKVRLTLEKYDASDMDSSATEEYEGDTELKRYGAWSPESKELNLPSYRAAFVFLSRVPLDVVHEFLRMRLEQKPEQPSALSVRQLMRELREGLKIACVHRQRFEEHSLAAVAADKNTSEILFYEEIQEFDKSLKAVFELYLNYLQQWVDMVQHESFQKNFIEEEWSFIISIAGNISDGFDIASVKFCEMACTMIEQAKEFLTSRPTEIWEEATAEEDEVKLLKNQIMTAAREVQGMFVIAKDKVIRNITFIKCLRRDIQKFSNSPETAESINKLKTAVMDLRHQITSTIENVQMGVNEAEEPKLESDRLALRSRVREVLHQAYKMGFEYHKELCKLFLPEERSVLVRGLVSFALLWMDFVRSCCDRGRGLRPRWANQGLDFLMTVCEPLNTKHLTDQEFEELKTSMDRCISHVIGTATPTSPADVENLRKLPRSRTASPARPKSRTPNSSSVQKYRENLEFPDPATVSQKNNSSSLTDGVSAVTLIVPEHKLLARHQRVSLAVKKLEQKLDEDLINRQVIGHVTERRPADRVHIKSRCVTFTWQRGIKIGQGRFGKVYTVVNNITGELLAMKEVQLQPGDHRAIRRVAEELQIFEGIQHKHLVRYHGIEIHREEMLIFMEFCAEGTLESLVAGSGNGLPEPLVRKYTHQLLLAVSVLHSHGVVHRDIKTANIFLTDEENCLKLGDFGSAVKIKAHTTMPGELQGFVGTQAYMAPEVFMKTESEGHGRAADIWSVGCCVVEMSSGKRPWAEYDSNYQIMFKVGMGESPTPPRHLSVEGHEFIAKCLQHDSKLRPTAAVLLTDTFARLSDDDR, encoded by the exons ATGACCGATCTTTATGGACAAACACCTCCTAGAACACGCTTCAACAGACggcagaaggaaaaaaagcaGAAAGACATTCAATC AGAGCTCAAGTCTACTTCAAAGTTAGTGCACAGCAAACCACAAATAAGTAGACGTAACACATTCGACACTATGTTGTTTAATGAAATGTGTGATAAAGCTGACaaagatagagatagagaaacTGAGGGCGAAGTGCTGAAAGAAGGAAGTcgtagaaataaaaagaatttgaagCTGTTACGAGGTTCTGAAAGAGATCTAAAATTGGATGTTTCTGCAGCTGTTAGTTATGGCAAAAAAGCAGAGAAACCATTAGTTAAAACACCTGTTATTAGG gTTGAGACTAGAAACCGATTTCGTAGTTTGCATTCAAAACCAGTGGATGTTGAGGGAATAAAGAGTGAAACAGATACACTTGAAACAACTCTTAAAGAAAAAGACGCTCTATCCGCTAAGACTCCAAAATCTCTAAGtttaaaagaaagagaaatttttcatgataCCTTTTCGTTTTTAATCAAACTG GGCAGTAACGACAAAGAGCGAAATTGTAGACGTCAAATGAGTCACGAGGAGACATTGTGGCAAAACGAATTGAAAGACTTGATATGGCTTGAATTACAAGCTCATCACGCAGACCGTAGTCCAACAGCACAAGATGAATATCTGTGCAGGCAGCGGGAAGCCGTCGGATCATTATTGACTGAAATTATGGAATTCAG ATTTGATCCAACTAGTCTCTCCGATACTGGATCATTGTCCACAATTTCAGGTGACAGCGGAATTGAAGATGCTGTAAATCCTGTTTTGACTGCAAATTCCGACATGAGTTTGTGTCCTGGTTGCCTGTCAATGTACTGTCGTGCCTGCACACGTGCTCAAGCAGAGGCCTTAAAGCAAGTAGAAAATCTTTTGGGAAGATTGGAAGCAGCTGAAGCTCTTTACCCATCATCACATGCATTGGCTGTTCAGTATCCTATGTACAAAAGCCAAGAATTTATGGGTAGAGTCAAGGCATTGTGCCTCTGGTACAATATGACAAAGCATCAAAAACTGAAATTGTTGATCCTCGGCAAACTTCTCACTCTTTTGAATACAAAAAAGAGACAAGAAGAATCGGCTGATTCAGGCACAAG TTCGAGGTCATCAGATACAATAGACTCTGTAGATGCACGTCAAACTTTGGTTCGCTTTAATTTATCGCAGACGGAAGAGAATACAAGTCCCAGCGACAGTAACACCAGTACATCGTCTATAGAAACGTCATCACTTCATCGTTTTTGGCCCTCCACCCCTGAATCAGGAATTCTTACACCTACGGATGACGACAAAAACCATCTTGACTCTTATCTAATGGAATTAGACCGGCATGCTTACAG AAAGTACATTGAAGATGTGTTAAAAATTCGAGGCCTTCGAAAAAGTCTCCAGTTTTTAGAACGACTACATACATCAGTTTTGCGCAAAGTCAGATTGActttggaaaaatatgacgCCAGTGATATGGATAGCAGTGCTACTGAAGAGTATGAAGGCGACACAGAACTGAAACGATATGGAGCTTGGAGTCCTGAATCAAAAGAGCTGAATCTCCCATCTTACAG GGCAGCATTTGTATTTCTTTCTCGTGTGCCGCTGGATGTAGTACACGAATTTCTGAGAATGAGACTAGAACAGAAGCCTGAGCAGCCTAGTGCCCTATCCGTTCGGCAATTGATGCGAGAACTACGCGaaggtttgaaaattgcatGTGTACATCGACAGAGATTTGAAGAGCACTCTCtggctgctgttgctgctgatAAAAATACTAGCGAAATACTTTTTTACGAAGAAATCCAAGAATTCGACAAAAGTTTAAAGGCGGTATTTGAactgtacttaaattattTGCAACAATGGGTTGATATGGTGCAGCACGAAAgctttcaaaagaattttattgaagAAGAATGGTCGTTCATCATTTCTATCGCTGGTAATATCTCTGATGGATTCGATATAGCCAGCGTAAAATTTTG TGAAATGGCATGTACCATGATAGAACAAGCCAAAGAATTCTTAACCAGTCGGCCAACTGAAATTTGGGAAGAAGCTACGGCAGAGGAAGACGAAGTTAAGTTGTTGAA AAACCAAATCATGACTGCAGCCAGAGAAGTGCAGGGTATGTTTGTTATTGCTAAAGACAAAGTGATAAGAAATATTACGTTCATCAAATGCTTGAGACGGGatatccaaaaattttcaaatagcCCTGAAACTGCAGAGTCGATCAATAAGTTGAAA ACCGCAGTGATGGATCTGAGACACCAAATAACATCGACAATTGAAAATGTGCAAATGGGAGTAAATGAAGCAGAAGAACCAAAATTAGAATCTGATCGTCTGGCTTTGAGGTCCAGAGTAAGGGAAGTCTTACATCAAGCTTATAAGATGGGATTTGAATACCACAAGGAACTTTGCAAGCTATTCTTACCTGAGGAAAGATCGGTGCTAGTTCGTGGCTTGGTTAGCTTTGCTCTTTTATGGATGGACTTTGTTAGATCTTGCTGCGACCGAGGCCGTGGCCTAAGACCGAGGTGGGCAAATCAAGGACTGGACTTTCTTATGACAGTCTGTGAACCATTGAACACAAAACATTTAACGGACCAAGAGTTTGAGGAACTGAAAACTTCTATGGACCGCTGTATCTCACATGTCATTGGAACAGCCACTCCCACTTCACCTGCTGATGTCGAAA ATTTGAGGAAACTGCCGCGTTCGAGAACAGCTTCTCCAGCTCGTCCAAAAAGCAGGACACCAAACAGCAGCAGCGTACAAAAATATCGAGAGAATCTAGAATTTCCGGACCCGGCAACAGTGTCacaaaagaataattcgtCCAGTTTGACAGATGGAGTATCAGCTGTAACATTAATAGTACCTGAACACAAATTACTAGCCAGACACCAGCGGGTATCTCTTGctgtcaaaaaattggaacaaaAACTGGATGAGGACTTGATAAACAGACAAGTTATCGGTCACGTGACGGAGAGGCGGCCAGCTGATAGGGTTCATATTAAATCGAGATGTGTTACCTTTACGTGGCAGCGTGGTATAAAAATTG GTCAGGGTCGATTTGGCAAAGTTTACACCgttgtaaataatataactGGTGAGCTTCTTGCCATGAAAGAAGTTCAGCTCCAGCCAGGCGATCACAGAGCAATTAGAAGGGTAGCTGAAGAATTGCAGATATTTGAAGGAATCCAACATAAACATTTGGTTCGCTACCACGGTATTGAAATTCATAGG GAAGAAATGCTCATTTTTATGGAATTTTGTGCCGAAGGCACACTTGAAAGCTTGGTGGCTGGCAGTGGAAATGGACTACCTGAACCACTGGTCAGAAAATATACCCATCAACTCCTATTGGCTGTTTCAGTACTACATTCGCATGGTGTTGTACACAGAGATATCAAAA CtgcgaatatatttttgaccGACGAAGAGAATTGCCTGAAACTAGGTGATTTTGGTTCAGCAGTTAAAATAAAGGCACACACGACAATGCCAGGTGAACTCCAGGGATTTGTTGGAACTCAAG ctTATATGGCTCCAGAAGTGTTCATGAAAACGGAATCCGAAGGACATGGACGAGCTGCCGATATTTGGTCGGTTGGCTGCTGTGTAGTAGAAATGTCCAGTGGAAAAAGGCCTTGGGCAGAATATGACTCAAATTACCAAATTATGTTCAAA GTTGGTATGGGCGAAAGTCCAACACCACCTAGACATCTGTCAGTGGAGGGTCATGAGTTTATTGCTAAATGCTTACAGCATGACTCAAAGCTACGGCCAACTGCGGCTGTGTTGCTCACAGATACGTTTGCTCGGTTAAGCGACGACGATAGGTGA
- the LOC124178471 gene encoding mitogen-activated protein kinase kinase kinase 4 isoform X4: MSFEEGLMMCFDGTTGAESLDGDDSDDSKKKDISPDAAFEDSLNDMTDLYGQTPPRTRFNRRQKEKKQKDIQSELKSTSKLVHSKPQISRRNTFDTMLFNEMCDKADKDRDRETEGEVLKEGSRRNKKNLKLLRGSERDLKLDVSAAVSYGKKAEKPLVKTPVIRVETRNRFRSLHSKPVDVEGIKSETDTLETTLKEKDALSAKTPKSLSLKEREIFHDTFSFLIKLGSNDKERNCRRQMSHEETLWQNELKDLIWLELQAHHADRSPTAQDEYLCRQREAVGSLLTEIMEFRFDPTSLSDTGSLSTISGDSGIEDAVNPVLTANSDMSLCPGCLSMYCRACTRAQAEALKQVENLLGRLEAAEALYPSSHALAVQYPMYKSQEFMGRVKALCLWYNMTKHQKLKLLILGKLLTLLNTKKRQEESADSGTSSRSSDTIDSVDARQTLVRFNLSQTEENTSPSDSNTSTSSIETSSLHRFWPSTPESGILTPTDDDKNHLDSYLMELDRHAYRKYIEDVLKIRGLRKSLQFLERLHTSVLRKVRLTLEKYDASDMDSSATEEYEGDTELKRYGAWSPESKELNLPSYRAAFVFLSRVPLDVVHEFLRMRLEQKPEQPSALSVRQLMRELREGLKIACVHRQRFEEHSLAAVAADKNTSEILFYEEIQEFDKSLKAVFELYLNYLQQWVDMVQHESFQKNFIEEEWSFIISIAGNISDGFDIASVKFCEMACTMIEQAKEFLTSRPTEIWEEATAEEDEVKLLKNQIMTAAREVQGMFVIAKDKVIRNITFIKCLRRDIQKFSNSPETAESINKLKTAVMDLRHQITSTIENVQMGVNEAEEPKLESDRLALRSRVREVLHQAYKMGFEYHKELCKLFLPEERSVLVRGLVSFALLWMDFVRSCCDRGRGLRPRWANQGLDFLMTVCEPLNTKHLTDQEFEELKTSMDRCISHVIGTATPTSPADVENLRKLPRSRTASPARPKSRTPNSSSVQKYRENLEFPDPATVSQKNNSSSLTDGVSAVTLIVPEHKLLARHQRVSLAVKKLEQKLDEDLINRQVIGHVTERRPADRVHIKSRCVTFTWQRGIKIGQGRFGKVYTVVNNITGELLAMKEVQLQPGDHRAIRRVAEELQIFEGIQHKHLVRYHGIEIHREEMLIFMEFCAEGTLESLVAGSGNGLPEPLVRKYTHQLLLAVSVLHSHGVVHRDIKKMAYSFTSPP, translated from the exons ATGTCGTTTGAAGAGGGATTAATGATGTGTTTCGACGGTACAACAGGCGCCGAGAGTTTAGACGGGGATGATTCTGACGACAG TAAAAAAAAGGACATAAGCCCAGATGCTGCATTTGAAGACTCACTTAACGACATGACCGATCTTTATGGACAAACACCTCCTAGAACACGCTTCAACAGACggcagaaggaaaaaaagcaGAAAGACATTCAATC AGAGCTCAAGTCTACTTCAAAGTTAGTGCACAGCAAACCACAAATAAGTAGACGTAACACATTCGACACTATGTTGTTTAATGAAATGTGTGATAAAGCTGACaaagatagagatagagaaacTGAGGGCGAAGTGCTGAAAGAAGGAAGTcgtagaaataaaaagaatttgaagCTGTTACGAGGTTCTGAAAGAGATCTAAAATTGGATGTTTCTGCAGCTGTTAGTTATGGCAAAAAAGCAGAGAAACCATTAGTTAAAACACCTGTTATTAGG gTTGAGACTAGAAACCGATTTCGTAGTTTGCATTCAAAACCAGTGGATGTTGAGGGAATAAAGAGTGAAACAGATACACTTGAAACAACTCTTAAAGAAAAAGACGCTCTATCCGCTAAGACTCCAAAATCTCTAAGtttaaaagaaagagaaatttttcatgataCCTTTTCGTTTTTAATCAAACTG GGCAGTAACGACAAAGAGCGAAATTGTAGACGTCAAATGAGTCACGAGGAGACATTGTGGCAAAACGAATTGAAAGACTTGATATGGCTTGAATTACAAGCTCATCACGCAGACCGTAGTCCAACAGCACAAGATGAATATCTGTGCAGGCAGCGGGAAGCCGTCGGATCATTATTGACTGAAATTATGGAATTCAG ATTTGATCCAACTAGTCTCTCCGATACTGGATCATTGTCCACAATTTCAGGTGACAGCGGAATTGAAGATGCTGTAAATCCTGTTTTGACTGCAAATTCCGACATGAGTTTGTGTCCTGGTTGCCTGTCAATGTACTGTCGTGCCTGCACACGTGCTCAAGCAGAGGCCTTAAAGCAAGTAGAAAATCTTTTGGGAAGATTGGAAGCAGCTGAAGCTCTTTACCCATCATCACATGCATTGGCTGTTCAGTATCCTATGTACAAAAGCCAAGAATTTATGGGTAGAGTCAAGGCATTGTGCCTCTGGTACAATATGACAAAGCATCAAAAACTGAAATTGTTGATCCTCGGCAAACTTCTCACTCTTTTGAATACAAAAAAGAGACAAGAAGAATCGGCTGATTCAGGCACAAG TTCGAGGTCATCAGATACAATAGACTCTGTAGATGCACGTCAAACTTTGGTTCGCTTTAATTTATCGCAGACGGAAGAGAATACAAGTCCCAGCGACAGTAACACCAGTACATCGTCTATAGAAACGTCATCACTTCATCGTTTTTGGCCCTCCACCCCTGAATCAGGAATTCTTACACCTACGGATGACGACAAAAACCATCTTGACTCTTATCTAATGGAATTAGACCGGCATGCTTACAG AAAGTACATTGAAGATGTGTTAAAAATTCGAGGCCTTCGAAAAAGTCTCCAGTTTTTAGAACGACTACATACATCAGTTTTGCGCAAAGTCAGATTGActttggaaaaatatgacgCCAGTGATATGGATAGCAGTGCTACTGAAGAGTATGAAGGCGACACAGAACTGAAACGATATGGAGCTTGGAGTCCTGAATCAAAAGAGCTGAATCTCCCATCTTACAG GGCAGCATTTGTATTTCTTTCTCGTGTGCCGCTGGATGTAGTACACGAATTTCTGAGAATGAGACTAGAACAGAAGCCTGAGCAGCCTAGTGCCCTATCCGTTCGGCAATTGATGCGAGAACTACGCGaaggtttgaaaattgcatGTGTACATCGACAGAGATTTGAAGAGCACTCTCtggctgctgttgctgctgatAAAAATACTAGCGAAATACTTTTTTACGAAGAAATCCAAGAATTCGACAAAAGTTTAAAGGCGGTATTTGAactgtacttaaattattTGCAACAATGGGTTGATATGGTGCAGCACGAAAgctttcaaaagaattttattgaagAAGAATGGTCGTTCATCATTTCTATCGCTGGTAATATCTCTGATGGATTCGATATAGCCAGCGTAAAATTTTG TGAAATGGCATGTACCATGATAGAACAAGCCAAAGAATTCTTAACCAGTCGGCCAACTGAAATTTGGGAAGAAGCTACGGCAGAGGAAGACGAAGTTAAGTTGTTGAA AAACCAAATCATGACTGCAGCCAGAGAAGTGCAGGGTATGTTTGTTATTGCTAAAGACAAAGTGATAAGAAATATTACGTTCATCAAATGCTTGAGACGGGatatccaaaaattttcaaatagcCCTGAAACTGCAGAGTCGATCAATAAGTTGAAA ACCGCAGTGATGGATCTGAGACACCAAATAACATCGACAATTGAAAATGTGCAAATGGGAGTAAATGAAGCAGAAGAACCAAAATTAGAATCTGATCGTCTGGCTTTGAGGTCCAGAGTAAGGGAAGTCTTACATCAAGCTTATAAGATGGGATTTGAATACCACAAGGAACTTTGCAAGCTATTCTTACCTGAGGAAAGATCGGTGCTAGTTCGTGGCTTGGTTAGCTTTGCTCTTTTATGGATGGACTTTGTTAGATCTTGCTGCGACCGAGGCCGTGGCCTAAGACCGAGGTGGGCAAATCAAGGACTGGACTTTCTTATGACAGTCTGTGAACCATTGAACACAAAACATTTAACGGACCAAGAGTTTGAGGAACTGAAAACTTCTATGGACCGCTGTATCTCACATGTCATTGGAACAGCCACTCCCACTTCACCTGCTGATGTCGAAA ATTTGAGGAAACTGCCGCGTTCGAGAACAGCTTCTCCAGCTCGTCCAAAAAGCAGGACACCAAACAGCAGCAGCGTACAAAAATATCGAGAGAATCTAGAATTTCCGGACCCGGCAACAGTGTCacaaaagaataattcgtCCAGTTTGACAGATGGAGTATCAGCTGTAACATTAATAGTACCTGAACACAAATTACTAGCCAGACACCAGCGGGTATCTCTTGctgtcaaaaaattggaacaaaAACTGGATGAGGACTTGATAAACAGACAAGTTATCGGTCACGTGACGGAGAGGCGGCCAGCTGATAGGGTTCATATTAAATCGAGATGTGTTACCTTTACGTGGCAGCGTGGTATAAAAATTG GTCAGGGTCGATTTGGCAAAGTTTACACCgttgtaaataatataactGGTGAGCTTCTTGCCATGAAAGAAGTTCAGCTCCAGCCAGGCGATCACAGAGCAATTAGAAGGGTAGCTGAAGAATTGCAGATATTTGAAGGAATCCAACATAAACATTTGGTTCGCTACCACGGTATTGAAATTCATAGG GAAGAAATGCTCATTTTTATGGAATTTTGTGCCGAAGGCACACTTGAAAGCTTGGTGGCTGGCAGTGGAAATGGACTACCTGAACCACTGGTCAGAAAATATACCCATCAACTCCTATTGGCTGTTTCAGTACTACATTCGCATGGTGTTGTACACAGAGATATCAAAA AAATGGCTTACAGTTTTACATCTCCCCCCTGA